Below is a window of Humulus lupulus chromosome 9, drHumLupu1.1, whole genome shotgun sequence DNA.
agaaaactaaagagttttaaagaattggagttaaagaataggaataccttgaatgaccttatagtttggtctaaacctcaataccgaaaatACTCAAAACATCACTTCctaagtgttttataaagcttaagaatggcaaagattattcccaacccaagtgtttatcactctatggtctcactagcacctggaaggctctgatcaatgcttgaagaatgaatgaaaaggcttagttagtgctaggtcctatttatagagttctaggaataaaaatcttctttttggctttgaataaaaataatgaatttaattgaaaatatttgaatattcgtcaatcaaagGCTTAGGGCTCGGTAAaatcgttcagaggtaggtctaaggagtcaaagcttgttttaaaaaacaaaaaatagaatcctaacttctaacttcctaaatctcgtaactctaaactcacatgtagtaaaattaacataactggagctgtaggactccgatttagactatctttataccgttagaaagctaattaaattatctacaactttctataaatactatttttcaaaattcataacataactgggtcaaaaataggttggaagttgcagtaccctaaagttacagaaaatctatttaattatctaaataacaacccaATCCACAagtaaacaagattgtgacaaatgtcatgctcctagtggtcttggaagattctagaactttcttttatttaaactataattaaatccataaataaacatgcacacgacaagttttatgatcttattaattctatctacaccttaggttataataaataatgcacctaggaccagcaatattaatcaaaccttatgttataattaatattcttaaactataggttaaacttataaatttcataactattgctatgagtttccaactaagtcccgacttgaaccaaaatccacggaatctaacatactacaaacaaatactagatattgctactaatactactatctaattagctaagtaaaattatgggactctacaatgCTTTGTATGGAACAATTTATTTCCATACTTGATTTTGTGAGAATATCTTATACTTGATTTTGTGTTGGCATTTTGGGCATAGACTAgttttcttatatttaactggTTAAGATATTATTTTGATATTAAGTGCATAGACTACTCTTACTGCAAAAAGAAAATTGTTGGAAATTCATTTGCATATGCAGAAACTACTCTGAGTGCATTGAATAGAAGAGTAATTGCTGGAAAGAATAATATACTAGAGCCAAGTAGTCTTAGGAGCACAAAAATTTGGTATTTTTCAAGTAGTATTATGTCATCTGTAGGGAcacttctgattttttttttttataacaaaagTTTAGAATCTGCGTTTATTCTTGAGAAATAAACTAAGAGAGAGAATGAGTACATGAATGGATTTTGTATGAAAAGAATGGTGTtcttcttgttgttcttgctagggagttatatatatattctaatttGTTAGTTAATTTGTTATCTTCGTTTGTAGTCATGGTGTTTGATCATTTGGTGTtctgcatttgtgcaatttttggtTTCTTTTTTATATAATGTAGAACTGAAATCCTTGAAGGGTATTAGACTTAATCCATCTTGTTTGAATTAACCTCAAGAATACTTTTCTTGTTTTTGGTTTTCTCTTAATCTAATTTTCATGATTTTTGAGGTCTTTGTGATATTATGCCGTTGAGTTACATATATTCTTAGAGTCAATATGGGACAATGAAATAAGTTAGTTATTGCCTATTAGGACTATTTTAAACAATGCAGTAAATTAGTTACTACATtcactacaaaaaaaaggttATATACCGAGAACACTATACCGACaacatgtcctcggtatagacatttCATATGCGCGGGACATTTTCGCGGTTTTGAATAGGTTTAGTTGCTATACCGagaacctataccgagaacatgttctcggtagagGGTTTATAAATATACCCCACAGCCGCGAAGCCCCTTCTCCTTCCTTTCTGGTTTCTCTCGGTTTTCTCCGAGCCGTCCGCCTCCCTCCGCCATTTTCCTCCGTTTTCCTCCCAAAAAGCTCGGTTTTAAGCCTCAAAATTGCCAAGGGTGAAGGGATTTCTGTGTATTTGTTGAAGGTatggtttatttattcattttatatatatatttatgaaattgtataatgatattttgtagtttttgtttgaaggttgggtattcggtttttgttggactaaagagattgctagcaagatattgaaggcattggtaagttttttttaatttttctgtatttttttaattttttttcaatttttgaataatttatgtttttttatataaataatataatattaattttaataaaaatttgaaattattatattagatagaatgtatttatttttaggttttcaaaataagtattagtaaaaatgatattaggaattagaaaattgttatatgagtaattagtatttttttttaaacaaattctatgttgttttggtgaattttatgtgtattaaacatattagtaaatatattaaatatttgagtgttaatttgaaaattttggtggtaatgttagtatgttgttgttgtcaattttaattttttttggttatgttagtagtaaaaattcaaattttatgaatattgatgattaatttgttgttgttaatttttagtagaattttaatattttggttagaaaattgaataattaataaaatttagactaataattataaattatatagtcgtttaaaatgtatttgtaatgctctctgcatgatctgggtctggatattttttatgtcttatttgcaggattttaaattttgggatagatgaaaatataatcgttatgctgccgaattttttatagaattgtaaaatttagagatattgtgaatattagtagaagtactcaataaaatttctaatttaataaatagtgaattgataagtaaaataatatattttaaaattaagattaaaaaaaattaacattaacattatgcaactaaattttaataaaaataaacattaattaaataatttaagtaataattaaatcctaaagtaaataaataaattttaaacaaatcttagaaattttgtttaaattaataaaactattcaataaagcataagtaaaatatgtaatttaataaatactaaattaatatgtaaaaaaataatatttgttagttctgattaaataaaattaacaaatatattattagaaaaccattattaaaattaaaaaaattaaatttaatatttgttagttttaatcattattaaaattaaaattaaaaaaatatgtttttaataatatttgttagttttttttaatttttctgtattttttttaattttttttcaatttttgagtaatttatgtttttttatataaataatatattttaaaattaagattaaaaaaaattaacattaacattatgcaactaaattttaataaaaataaatattaattaaataatttaagtaataattaaatcctaaagtaaataaataaattttaaacaaatcttagaaattttgttttaattaataaaacaattcaataaagcataagtaaaatatgtaatttaataaataccaaattaatatgtcaaatttaaataattttaataatatttacactgaaatatattatagttagatatcataaaacaacataattaacttcaaagagcataagacattaaaaaaaacatatttaattttatttgtttttttctttggtaataagaaattattaccaaatttctcaagagagctcggattacttgtttgacagtacacagatccggactgtcctcaatggtcaaaagtaccaaatgcctcgaaagaaagaatacttgcacatttggaagtaagtagtttatgtattttccgatgcccagaaattacggtattaatttcttgctaaaattaactatcttaattaaatatattactaacgataactttttgcagaaacgttctgtgatcaacaaggaaaatagaaggaaactgaaagagcttagctatggaggttctcagtcaatcccagccctacgctataaaaaggttagttaattaattattttttagtttatttttcttatttacgtttaattattaattttataaaaatatatgtacgtgacagcgcaatttagagactgggcaacttgagtccatcccggatagctggatggatactcaccataaatcaggcacagggtgggtgacagagacagccaaaaatacttgggtacgttaagtttttttaaacatttttcaaatttttaattgtttcaaaattttaattacattatacattgtatcacaggaggaattgcgtgcataccgcgacacacagcagacacaggcaactgatactaagagttccacaccagtttcgagtgcgcctgaagatgaagacatatctttggtacaaactgtcttcggaaaacgacggggccaccagaaaggatatggacgtatccttaacataaggggccgaactccatttgattttcgtccttcacaaactagagatgaagagttgtctgagatgagagagcgtcttcgacagttagaggagcatgtccggactcattgtatcaccccgggatctcaatgtgccccaccaccacccgacgactcagtaggacttatgtatgaattttattacaattgactattacattatcatgtttaagacaattctttattttgattcagcgaacatactcttatgtttttatttatatgtttaatataagtgttttaattttattttatttttttctatttaattcaaaataaataaataagggaataacaaatataaaaaaaaaattggggaaaagtctataccgaggacattgtcctcggtatataccacTAAGATGTCGGTATATACCAGTACGATGACAAATTGGGGATGGTTGTACCGAGGACTTTTGTCACTTtctaccgaggacaatgtcctcggtaaaacctataccgagaacatttttaatgtcgtcggtagaagtttTGTTTTACCGACGCGGATGTACCGATAACTTTCTACCGACGATATTGTCTCGGTAGAGGTTATACCGAGGATATTTGggcttataccgaggacatttgttctcggtataggccctgttttttgtagtgatttatgactttatttgagaTAATGAAATAAATTTTTCATTGCTGAGACAAAGATCAAGGTAATATTACTGATTAAAGTTTTGTATTTACGGTGTGGCTTTGTAGACCTTGTGCTTTTTATTGGTTTCTTTTGTAGTCTATGCATAATCATAGTGAATAACTCTTATATTAGAATATCTTAGTTACAATAAGAATATGATCGAGTTGATTAAAAGCCTTTATCCTCGAAATTGAATTCATATATAGCTAGTTAGATACTTTTAATTTCTGAAAATCAAGAAAGAAAAATCATTTATAAGCTATATGTACAAACACAATTAGAATGGATTATTTTATATGAacattcttttattataatatttttcttttttgtatCTACTTGCTTCCAATTAAGTTATTTATATAGCTAATCCATTAATTTGTTAATGATAACCAAAACTTTTATTATTCAGGACATGTAAGTTCGTAAGTTAGATGTTTATGCTTTACAAATTTTATTTCTACCATTTTTGCAAACCTTTTagcttttgtttgtttgtgtcTTTGTCTTTTGCGTTTAGTGATCTAGTTTTTATGTTGTGTCGTGTTTAGTCTTTTTTGTTTCCCCACTTGTAATTTGTCTTTTTCTTTTAATAGTTCGAAAAAAACTCACATGTGGATTTAGTGTTATTGATCAGCAGTGGTGGGTCTTTTTGTGGTGATTTATGTGTTGTTTATTGCGAACCTCAACTACTGGGATTTTGGTTATTTTATTTGGCTGtttttattttatctattttttattgtaataatGTGTTAGTGCTTTATTctttttgttatacccagatttcgagaccagaaattatgacctcgaaagctggactcgtcaagtatgagctcgagatatataaaacacatgttttaggtccagttgtaaaacctccgaagcaagatggcaatctcgaagacatgtaacctcgagattctttccAGGCTCGAAAGGGCATAGCATCGGGAGACATCCGTTACCGAGTGCCTTCAGATCGAGTAGTCCGAGCTTAAAGAGTGCAGGCTCGAAATATGACAGCCTCGATAGaatttatctgctccgagcaAGTCTTGGAATAAGACGGCCAGTTCGTAACCTATCCATAAACCTTGACTAACACGATGCTGGTTGCTGACCTTGGAAatttgatgagtcatctgatgtaacgcattctgtacgtttaaagatatttattgttgtaacatcccaacattaaagggatattaactagtttGTTATCCGTTTCcgagtcttcaggggacgtttccttgtatataggagtttcAGCATTTAATGTAATTACTTCAATTAATatgcagaagtatcttcccgaaatatgtgggaatgaactctaaaaccactctataaatagagaggtcatgaacacttgtGGAGGAGgat
It encodes the following:
- the LOC133800874 gene encoding uncharacterized protein LOC133800874 codes for the protein MDTHHKSGTGWVTETAKNTWEELRAYRDTQQTQATDTKSSTPVSSAPEDEDISLVQTVFGKRRGHQKGYGRILNIRGRTPFDFRPSQTRDEELSEMRERLRQLEEHVRTHCITPGSQCAPPPPDDSVGLMYEFYYN